A region from the Stutzerimonas stutzeri genome encodes:
- a CDS encoding PAS domain S-box protein, which translates to MEPPKSTAAPTPPRELSRLAALLRYEILDTPDESAFDDFAQLAAYICDTPIALISLVDDHRQWFKSRVGLDVSETPRDISFCTHTIEGSGVFEVEDAQRDRRFRNNPLVTGDPHIRFYAGAPLTTPDGFNLGTLCVIDRQPRRLSEAQRGALARLSRQIMRLFEERLQAHRYAEQAAMQQALLNSAASAMLVTTAEGRISGVNPTAERLFGYPEQMLIGQPLTTTLFPADALARRARILADELGEPVEPGFAVLTAPLLEGRREMREWRLLHRNGGSVPVLLNVSAIHDERELLRGYIVSAYDLAHQERLQLRLQQIAAQVPGMLFQFCWRPDGNSSFPYLSEGAEEIFGLSAAEMAHSIGPIYGQVHPDDREHVLVSIRQAASTLTPWHFEHRINHPRKGTIWVEARATPMCQADGSVLWHGLVTDITERKADQLELDKQQEMNRRLLEALSEAVVACDANGNLTLFNHTARRWHGLDAQKLDPEQWPDVYHLYQADGVTPMAPDEVPLMRALRGEHIRNAEMAIVLQGSARHVLANADPMYASNGQQSGAVAVMHDITDRKQVENLQRDFVSTVSHELRTPLTSITASLGLICGRVIGDVPEHLQELLDIAHQNSQRLSALIDDLLDIDKLYAGKMRFELQWQPLLPLLEQALRSNQGYAESYAVSIVLGDCPAVSIEVDTMRLEQVLSNLLSNAAKYSPSGEVVTLWAEPVAGDKVRVSVRDKGPGIADAFRQRIFSKFAQADASDTRQQGGTGLGLAISKELIEHMNGRIGFDSIPGQGACFWFELPCRQLSEPLP; encoded by the coding sequence GTTTTGCACACATACCATCGAAGGCTCTGGCGTCTTCGAGGTTGAAGACGCTCAGCGGGACCGGCGCTTTCGAAACAACCCGCTGGTAACTGGCGATCCGCACATCCGCTTCTACGCAGGCGCGCCGCTGACCACACCGGATGGCTTCAACCTGGGCACCCTCTGCGTGATCGATCGTCAGCCGCGCCGGCTCAGCGAGGCCCAGCGCGGAGCACTGGCACGCCTGAGCCGGCAGATCATGCGGCTGTTCGAGGAGCGCCTGCAGGCCCACCGCTACGCCGAGCAGGCGGCGATGCAACAAGCGCTGCTAAACAGCGCGGCGAGCGCGATGCTGGTCACCACCGCCGAGGGCCGTATTTCAGGCGTCAACCCGACCGCCGAGCGCCTGTTCGGCTACCCCGAGCAGATGCTGATCGGCCAACCGCTGACCACCACGCTGTTTCCTGCGGACGCGCTGGCGCGCCGGGCGCGCATCCTCGCCGACGAACTGGGCGAACCGGTCGAGCCGGGCTTCGCCGTGCTGACCGCGCCGCTGCTCGAGGGGCGCCGCGAAATGCGCGAATGGCGACTGCTACACCGCAACGGCGGCAGCGTACCGGTGCTGCTGAACGTCTCGGCCATACATGACGAGCGCGAGCTGCTGCGCGGTTACATCGTCAGCGCCTACGACCTGGCGCATCAGGAGCGCCTGCAGCTGCGCCTGCAGCAGATCGCCGCGCAGGTTCCGGGCATGCTGTTCCAGTTCTGCTGGCGGCCCGACGGCAACAGCTCGTTTCCCTACCTCAGCGAGGGTGCCGAGGAGATCTTTGGCTTGAGCGCGGCCGAGATGGCCCATAGCATCGGACCGATCTACGGGCAGGTGCATCCGGATGATCGCGAGCACGTATTGGTGAGCATCCGCCAGGCCGCCTCGACCTTGACGCCCTGGCACTTCGAGCACCGGATCAACCACCCGCGCAAGGGCACGATCTGGGTCGAGGCACGCGCCACACCGATGTGCCAGGCCGACGGCTCGGTGCTCTGGCACGGCCTGGTAACCGACATCACCGAACGCAAGGCCGATCAGCTGGAGCTCGACAAGCAGCAGGAAATGAATCGACGCCTGCTCGAAGCCCTGTCCGAAGCCGTCGTCGCCTGCGATGCCAACGGCAACCTGACCCTGTTCAATCACACCGCGCGCCGCTGGCACGGGCTCGATGCGCAGAAGCTCGACCCGGAACAATGGCCGGACGTCTACCACCTCTATCAGGCCGACGGCGTGACGCCCATGGCGCCCGACGAGGTCCCGCTGATGCGCGCCTTGCGCGGCGAGCACATTCGCAACGCGGAGATGGCCATCGTGCTGCAGGGCAGCGCGCGCCACGTGTTGGCCAATGCCGACCCGATGTACGCCTCCAACGGACAGCAGAGCGGGGCGGTGGCGGTGATGCACGACATCACCGATCGCAAGCAGGTCGAGAATCTGCAGCGCGATTTCGTCTCGACCGTCAGCCATGAACTGCGTACGCCGCTGACCTCCATCACCGCGTCGCTGGGGCTGATTTGCGGTCGGGTGATCGGCGACGTGCCCGAGCATCTGCAGGAGCTGCTGGACATCGCCCACCAGAACAGCCAACGCCTGAGCGCGCTGATCGATGACCTGCTGGACATCGACAAGCTGTACGCCGGCAAGATGCGCTTCGAGCTGCAGTGGCAGCCGCTGCTGCCGTTGCTGGAACAGGCCCTGCGCAGCAATCAGGGCTACGCCGAAAGCTACGCTGTGAGCATCGTGCTGGGCGATTGTCCGGCCGTTTCGATCGAGGTCGACACCATGCGTCTGGAGCAGGTGCTGAGCAATCTGCTGTCCAATGCCGCCAAGTATTCACCCTCTGGCGAGGTGGTGACGCTATGGGCCGAGCCGGTGGCCGGTGACAAGGTGCGCGTCAGTGTGCGTGACAAGGGCCCGGGCATTGCCGATGCGTTTCGCCAGCGGATATTCAGCAAGTTCGCCCAGGCGGACGCCTCCGATACGCGCCAGCAGGGCGGCACCGGGCTCGGCCTGGCGATCAGCAAAGAGCTGATCGAGCACATGAACGGGCGGATCGGCTTCGATTCGATTCCCGGCCAAGGTGCCTGCTTCTGGTTCGAACTGCCGTGCCGCCAGCTGTCCGAGCCGCTGCCATGA
- a CDS encoding response regulator gives MKRLQRVLHVEDVPSIQVVTRIALEKLGGYEVLSCASGQAALAEVQAFAPDLILLDMMLPQMTGLELLAQMSVLIDLRKTPVVLLTGQSDEAADPEELRRLGVRKLLHKPFNPLQLAAQLEDVWNAEHD, from the coding sequence ATGAAGCGGTTGCAGCGCGTTCTGCATGTCGAGGACGTCCCCTCCATCCAGGTGGTGACCCGGATCGCGCTGGAAAAGCTCGGCGGCTACGAGGTGCTCAGCTGCGCGTCCGGGCAGGCGGCGCTGGCCGAGGTCCAGGCGTTCGCACCGGACCTTATCCTGCTGGACATGATGCTGCCGCAGATGACCGGCCTGGAGCTGCTGGCCCAGATGAGCGTCCTGATCGACCTGCGCAAGACACCGGTGGTGCTGTTGACCGGCCAGTCTGACGAGGCGGCTGATCCCGAGGAGCTGCGCCGGCTCGGTGTCCGTAAACTGCTGCACAAGCCCTTCAACCCCCTACAACTGGCTGCACAATTGGAAGATGTATGGAACGCCGAACATGACTGA
- a CDS encoding diguanylate cyclase, whose amino-acid sequence MTDGTQQALHDQLHALNEQFAKRLDTELAELGQRAERLSSAREQEQRRQRMLDLHERLHRLAGSAGTFGFSALGEQARVLEQRAERWLEAARPSGQALSEFIQAVQQLASATQAGEPQQTLAEPSAVADSRPASCRIYLLESDIEAGQEMCRTLGNFGYEMLLFPDIALLQTAVQGQLPDALVVSQHAAELDAVSELQQSLEVPLPLLVIGHQADFDSQLAAVRAGAKGYFTRPLDVTQLENTLENCLNLQLSEPYRVLIVDDDADLASRYSLVLRNSQMLVQTLTDPSQLFEVMRAFNPEVVLLDMNMPDFTGLELAQMIRLNDEWLRVTIIYLSGETDINRQMDALLKAGDDFITKPISDSALTAAVFSQVQRARALSMALSRDSLTGLLKHADIKEQVALEVERSLRCGNPASVVMLDLDHFKQVNDRYGHAAGDNVIRALANLMRQRLRRIDSIGRYGGEEFVAVLPDCPAEQAKRIFDEIREHFAALSFHAGGRAFSVSLSAGISQTDGQASGGELLERADQGLYLAKDQGRNQVMVAVQS is encoded by the coding sequence ATGACTGACGGCACCCAGCAGGCGCTGCACGACCAACTGCACGCGTTGAACGAGCAATTCGCCAAGCGCCTGGACACGGAACTGGCCGAGCTCGGGCAACGTGCCGAGCGCTTGTCCAGTGCCCGCGAGCAGGAACAGCGCCGACAGCGGATGCTTGATCTGCACGAGCGCCTGCACCGCCTGGCCGGTAGCGCCGGCACATTCGGTTTCAGCGCGCTCGGTGAGCAGGCGCGGGTGCTGGAGCAGCGAGCCGAGCGCTGGCTGGAAGCCGCCAGGCCCAGCGGCCAGGCACTCTCCGAATTCATCCAGGCCGTCCAGCAACTGGCCTCTGCCACCCAGGCCGGTGAGCCCCAGCAGACCCTGGCGGAGCCCTCGGCCGTTGCCGACAGCCGACCGGCCAGTTGCCGCATCTACCTGCTCGAGAGCGACATCGAAGCGGGACAGGAGATGTGCCGGACGTTGGGCAATTTCGGCTACGAGATGCTGCTCTTTCCGGATATCGCGCTGCTACAGACAGCTGTCCAAGGGCAGTTGCCAGATGCCTTGGTGGTCAGCCAGCATGCCGCTGAGCTCGATGCGGTGAGCGAGCTGCAGCAAAGCCTGGAGGTACCGTTGCCGCTGCTGGTGATCGGCCATCAGGCCGACTTCGACAGCCAGCTGGCCGCGGTGCGGGCGGGCGCGAAGGGCTATTTCACCCGACCGCTGGACGTCACGCAGCTGGAAAACACTCTCGAGAACTGCCTCAACCTGCAGCTGAGCGAGCCGTATCGGGTGCTGATCGTCGACGACGACGCCGATCTTGCCAGCCGTTACAGCCTGGTGTTGCGCAATTCTCAAATGCTCGTGCAGACCCTGACCGACCCCAGCCAGCTGTTCGAGGTCATGCGCGCATTCAACCCGGAAGTGGTGCTCCTGGACATGAACATGCCCGATTTCACCGGGCTCGAGCTTGCCCAGATGATTCGCCTGAATGATGAATGGTTACGTGTGACCATCATCTATCTGTCCGGCGAAACCGACATCAATCGGCAGATGGACGCATTGCTCAAGGCCGGCGACGATTTCATCACCAAGCCGATCAGCGACAGTGCGCTGACCGCCGCGGTGTTCTCCCAGGTGCAGCGGGCCCGGGCGCTGAGCATGGCGCTGTCACGCGACAGCCTTACCGGCCTGCTCAAACATGCCGACATCAAGGAACAGGTGGCGCTCGAGGTGGAACGCTCGCTGCGCTGCGGCAATCCGGCGAGCGTGGTGATGCTCGACCTGGATCACTTCAAGCAGGTCAACGACCGCTACGGCCATGCCGCTGGCGACAACGTCATCCGCGCACTGGCCAACCTGATGCGCCAGCGCCTGCGCCGCATCGACAGCATCGGCCGCTACGGTGGCGAAGAATTCGTCGCCGTGTTGCCCGACTGCCCGGCCGAGCAGGCGAAGCGGATCTTCGACGAAATCCGCGAGCACTTCGCCGCGCTCAGCTTTCATGCCGGCGGACGCGCCTTCAGCGTGTCGCTCAGCGCCGGGATCAGCCAGACCGATGGCCAGGCCAGCGGCGGCGAGCTGCTCGAACGCGCCGACCAAGGCTTGTACCTGGCCAAGGACCAAGGCCGCAACCAGGTGATGGTCGCCGTGCAGTCCTGA